One segment of Dama dama isolate Ldn47 chromosome 15, ASM3311817v1, whole genome shotgun sequence DNA contains the following:
- the LOC133069898 gene encoding latexin-like, with protein MYMNFCKLWEMSCINYQQGTPHKVFLVQTVTQASLEDIPGRGHKYRLKFSVEEIIQKEVTVNCTAEVLYPPMGQDTAPEVNFTFEGEIGKNPDEEDNTFYQRLKSMKEPLEAQNIPDSFGNVPPEMKPVRHLAWVASGYIIWQNSTENTWYKMAKIQTVKQVQRNDDFIELDYTILLHDNASQEIIPWQMQVLWHPQYGTKVKHNSRLPKEAQLE; from the exons atgtaCATGAACTtctgcaaactctgggagatg AGCTGCATCAACTACCAGCAGGGGACCCCGCACAAGGTGTTTCTGGTGCAGACGGTCACACAAGCCAGCCTGGAGGATATTCCAGGAAGAGGACATAAGTATCGTCTTAAATTTTCTGTGGAAGAAATTATCCAAAAAGAAGTTACAGTGAACTGCACAGCTGAAGTACTGTACCCTCCAATGGGACAAGATACTGCACCAGAAGTCAACTTCACATTTgaaggagaaattggaaaaaacCCAGATGAAGAAGATAACACATTTTATCAAAGACTCAAGTCCATGAAGGAACCACTAGAAGCACAAAATATTCCAGACAGTTTTGGAAATGTACCTCCAGAAATGAAGCCAGTTCGACATTTAGCCTGGGTTGCCAGTGGTTATATAATATGGCAAAATTCTACTGAAAATACATGgtataaaatggcaaaaattcaaACTGTCAAGCAAGTGCAAAGAAATGATGACTTCATCGAGTTAGACTACACTATTCTCCTTCATGACAATGCATCTCAGGAGATTATTCCTTGGCAAATGCAAGTTCTCTGGCATCCACAATATGGTACTAAAGTAAAACATAATAGCCGTCTGCCAAAGGAAGCACAATTGGAATAA